A genomic segment from Gossypium hirsutum isolate 1008001.06 chromosome D04, Gossypium_hirsutum_v2.1, whole genome shotgun sequence encodes:
- the LOC107926051 gene encoding phosphoenolpyruvate/phosphate translocator 2, chloroplastic isoform X2, producing the protein MQSTALTLSPLTPLLRPLNKNPNHRYGSLWNLSSLKPLVLLRSINGLSFQKASHLSSCSRFNARRINEPFLISDGRCDGFKVRATPVPGNVGDTNDSSGLATSMQLGAMFAIWYILNIYFNIFNKQVLKVYTFPATVTAFHFGCGTLMILIMWASNLYHRPKLTRSQWPTFWIVFSLIPVVGGVALASFTEASFNWIGFCSAMASNVTNQSRNVLSKKFMVKNEETLDNINLFSIITIISFMLLVPAAILLEGVKFSPSYLQSAANQGLNIRELCIRSLLAGFCLHSYQQVSYMILQMVSPVTHSVGNCVKRVVVIIASVIFFQTPVSPINSLGTTLALTGVFLYSKAKQLKPKPKGGETLKVAE; encoded by the exons ATGCAGAGCACTGCACTTACTCTTTCTCCTTTAACTCCATTGCTGAGACCTTTAAATAAGAACCCAAACCACAGATATGGTTCACTCTGGAACTTGTCTTCATTAAAGCCATTAGTTCTCCTCAGATCCATCAATGGACTTTCATTTCAAAAAGcttctcatctttcttcttgtTCCCGCTTCAACGCTCGTCGAATCAACGAGCCATTCCTCATTTCAGATGGAAGATGTGATGGCTTCAAGGTCAGGGCTACACCGGTTCCTGGAAACGTAGGCGACACAAATGACTCTAGTGGTTTAGCTACGAGCATGCAACTTGGAGCCATGTTTGccatttggtatattttgaatatCTACTTCAACATTTTCAACAAGCAG GTTTTAAAGGTGTATACGTTTCCAGCAACAGTTACAGCATTCCACTTTGGGTGTGGGACTTTGATGATCCTTATAATGTGGGCTTCAAATCTTTACCATCGACCAAAGCTGACTCGTTCTCag TGGCCTACATTTTGGATAGTGTTCTCCCTCATACCAGTTGTTGGTGGAGTGGCATTAGCATCCTTCACTGAGGCATCTTTTAATTG GATTGGTTTCTGCAGTGCAATGGCTTCCAATGTGACTAACCAATCGCGTAATGTTCTCAGTAAAAAATTCATGGTTAAAAATgag GAGACATTGGACAATATCAATCTTTTCTCAATAATAACCATAATTTCGTTTATGCTATTGGTTCCTGCTGCCATTTTATTGGAAGGGGTCAAGTTCAGTCCTTCATACCTGCAATCTGCT GCAAACCAAGGTTTGAATATTAGAGAGCTATGCATAAGATCTCTTCTGGCTGGATTCTGTTTACACAGTTATCAACAG GTGTCGTACATGATATTGCAAATGGTGTCACCAGTGACACATTCAGTGGGGAACTGTGTGAAGAGAGTTGTGGTCATAATTGCATCAGTTATCTTCTTCCAAACGCCTGTTTCACCCATTAACTCCCTCG GCACTACACTGGCTCTTACTGGAGTCTTCTTGTACTCGAAAGCAAAACAGCTGAAGCCAAAGCCCAAG GGTGGTGAAACTCTTAAGGTTGCAGAATAG
- the LOC107926051 gene encoding phosphoenolpyruvate/phosphate translocator 2, chloroplastic isoform X1 codes for MQSTALTLSPLTPLLRPLNKNPNHRYGSLWNLSSLKPLVLLRSINGLSFQKASHLSSCSRFNARRINEPFLISDGRCDGFKVRATPVPGNVGDTNDSSGLATSMQLGAMFAIWYILNIYFNIFNKQVLKVYTFPATVTAFHFGCGTLMILIMWASNLYHRPKLTRSQLAVIIPLAIVHTLGNLLTNVSIGRVNVSFTHTIKAMEPFFTVLFSVLFLGEWPTFWIVFSLIPVVGGVALASFTEASFNWIGFCSAMASNVTNQSRNVLSKKFMVKNEETLDNINLFSIITIISFMLLVPAAILLEGVKFSPSYLQSAANQGLNIRELCIRSLLAGFCLHSYQQVSYMILQMVSPVTHSVGNCVKRVVVIIASVIFFQTPVSPINSLGTTLALTGVFLYSKAKQLKPKPKGGETLKVAE; via the exons ATGCAGAGCACTGCACTTACTCTTTCTCCTTTAACTCCATTGCTGAGACCTTTAAATAAGAACCCAAACCACAGATATGGTTCACTCTGGAACTTGTCTTCATTAAAGCCATTAGTTCTCCTCAGATCCATCAATGGACTTTCATTTCAAAAAGcttctcatctttcttcttgtTCCCGCTTCAACGCTCGTCGAATCAACGAGCCATTCCTCATTTCAGATGGAAGATGTGATGGCTTCAAGGTCAGGGCTACACCGGTTCCTGGAAACGTAGGCGACACAAATGACTCTAGTGGTTTAGCTACGAGCATGCAACTTGGAGCCATGTTTGccatttggtatattttgaatatCTACTTCAACATTTTCAACAAGCAG GTTTTAAAGGTGTATACGTTTCCAGCAACAGTTACAGCATTCCACTTTGGGTGTGGGACTTTGATGATCCTTATAATGTGGGCTTCAAATCTTTACCATCGACCAAAGCTGACTCGTTCTCag CTTGCAGTAATCATTCCATTGGCTATAGTTCACACTCTTGGCAACCTTTTGACAAATGTTAGTATTGGGAGAGTTAATGTCTCCTTCACTCACACCATTAAAGCAATGGAGCCCTTTTTCACAGTCTTATTCTCTGTTCTTTTCCTTGGAGAG TGGCCTACATTTTGGATAGTGTTCTCCCTCATACCAGTTGTTGGTGGAGTGGCATTAGCATCCTTCACTGAGGCATCTTTTAATTG GATTGGTTTCTGCAGTGCAATGGCTTCCAATGTGACTAACCAATCGCGTAATGTTCTCAGTAAAAAATTCATGGTTAAAAATgag GAGACATTGGACAATATCAATCTTTTCTCAATAATAACCATAATTTCGTTTATGCTATTGGTTCCTGCTGCCATTTTATTGGAAGGGGTCAAGTTCAGTCCTTCATACCTGCAATCTGCT GCAAACCAAGGTTTGAATATTAGAGAGCTATGCATAAGATCTCTTCTGGCTGGATTCTGTTTACACAGTTATCAACAG GTGTCGTACATGATATTGCAAATGGTGTCACCAGTGACACATTCAGTGGGGAACTGTGTGAAGAGAGTTGTGGTCATAATTGCATCAGTTATCTTCTTCCAAACGCCTGTTTCACCCATTAACTCCCTCG GCACTACACTGGCTCTTACTGGAGTCTTCTTGTACTCGAAAGCAAAACAGCTGAAGCCAAAGCCCAAG GGTGGTGAAACTCTTAAGGTTGCAGAATAG
- the LOC107926050 gene encoding DEAD-box ATP-dependent RNA helicase 46, translating into MAAAATASGGPRYAPPDPTLPEPWKGLVDGKTGYLYFWNPVTNVTQYERPRGIDSVPKSSSVPMGSSVLVQQSSEGRYRYSSEKENDRHGRGCNAVSKLESILGGNQNSRGGPFHSLNAPNGTSSCVIGGSFARGQGSAAGESNLFGDAYCRQHEITVSGGEVPPPFSSFESTGFPPEILREVHNAGFSAPTPIQAQSWPIALQGRDIVAIAKTGSGKTLGYLLPGFMHLKCCHNDPQMGPTVLVLSPTRELATQIQDEAHKFGKSSRISCTCLYGGAPKGPQLREIERGVDIVVATPGRLNDILEMKRISLHQVSYLVLDEADRMLDMGFEPQIRKIVKEVPTRRQTLMFTATWPKEVRKIAADLLVNPVQVNIGNIDELVANKSITQYVEVLSPMEKHRRLEQILRSQEPGSKIIVFCSTKKMCDQLARNLTRQFGAAAIHGDKSQADRDFVLSQFRTGRSPVLVATDVAARGLDIKDIRVVINYDFPTGVEDYVHRIGRTGRAGATGLAYTFFGDQDSKHASDLIKVLEGANQRVPAELRDMASRGGGRGMPRRWAPSSGGRDEGRGGRAGSGYGGREGGRGGRGISTSSSSWHERSGGRRYDRESRDSRGFRDSYDKGRSRSRSPAGWGDRHKTGVRDRSWSRSAERYDSGAGRQRSPTRSFLEVGMKRDRLSPSQQRGPLQNN; encoded by the exons ATGGCTGCTGCTGCGACTGCCTCTGGTGGTCCACGATATGCTCCGCCTGACCCTACTCTTCCCGAACCATGGAAAGGCCTGGTTGATGGAAAAACTGGTTATCTCTACTTTTGGAATCCGGTAACAAATGTCACGCAATATGAGAGGCCTAGAGGGATAGATTCTGTCCCAAAATCTTCTTCAGTGCCTATGGGTTCTTCAGTTCTGGTTCAACAATCTTCTGAAGGGCGTTATAGGTATAGCTCTGAGAAGGAAAATGACCGGCATGGAAGAGGCTGCAATGCTGTATCAAAACTTGAGTCAATATTAGGGGGTAATCAG AATTCAAGAGGCGGACCATTTCATTCCCTTAATGCACCTAATGGGACTTCCAGCTGTGTGATTGGGGGATCTTTTGCTAGAGGACAAGGATCAGCAGCTGGGGAAAGTAATTTGTTTGGTGATGCTTATTGTCGTCAGCATGAGATAACAGTATCT GGAGGTGAAGTGCCACCGCCTTTTTCATCATTTGAATCTACTGGTTTCCCTCCTGAGATACTTAGAGAG GTGCACAATGCTGGGTTTTCTGCTCCGACTCCCATTCAGGCTCAGTCATGGCCTATTGCACTACAAGGTAGAGACATAGTGGCCATTGCGAAAACTGGTTCTGGGAAAACATTGGGTTACCTACTTCCTGGATTTATGCATCTCAAGTGTTGCCATAACGATCCTCAAATGGGTCCAACTGTGTTAGTTTTATCACCAACTAGGGAGTTGGCTACACAGATACAAGACGAGGCACACAAATTTGGGAAGTCTTCAAGAATTAGTTGCACG TGTTTATATGGGGGGGCACCAAAGGGTCCTCAGTTGAGAGAGATTGAGAGAGGAGTGGATATCGTGGTTGCCACCCCAGGCCGGTTAAATGATATTCTGGAGATGAAGAGAATCAGCCTCCATCAAGTTTCTTACCTTGTGTTAGATGAGGCTGATCGCATgttagacatgggttttgaacCTCAAATACGGAAGATTGTGAAAGAAGTGCCTACACGGAGGCAGACTCTAATGTTCACAGCAACATGGCCAAAGGAGGTCCGGAAAATTGCAGCAGATCTACTGGTAAATCCTGTTCAGGTCAATATTGGCAATATTGATGAACTTGTGGCAAACAAGTCTATTACCCAG TATGTTGAAGTATTATCACCTATGGAAAAGCACAGAAGATTGGAGCAGATACTGCGTTCGCAAGAACCAGGATCCAAGATTATTGTTTTTTGCTCAACTAAGAAGATGTGTGATCAACTTGCTCGTAACCTCACTCGGCAGTTTGGAGCTGCTGCTATACATGGAGACAAATCTCAGGCTGACAGAGACTTCGTGCTGAGTCAGTTTCGCACCGGGAGGTCACCAGTGCTTGTTGCAACCGATGTTGCTGCTCGGGGATTAGACATTAAAGACATAAG GGTGGTAATCAACTATGACTTCCCTACTGGAGTTGAAGATTATGTTCACAGGATTGGGAGGACAGGGAGGGCAGGTGCGACCGGATTGGCATATACATTCTTTGGTGATCAGGATTCAAAGCATGCGTCAGATCTCATCAAGGTTCTTGAAGGAGCAAACCAGCGGGTGCCTGCAGAACTTCGTGATATGGCTTCACGTGGTGGTGGGAGGGGAATGCCTAGACGTTGGGCTCCCAGTTCTGGTGGCCGTGATGAGGGGCGTGGTGGACGTGCTGGTTCAGGATATGGTGGTAGGGAAGGTGGAAGAGGCGGTCGAGGAATTTCCACATCTTCCTCTAGCTGGCATGAGAGAAGTGGAGGACGCAGATATGATCGTGAGTCTCGCGACAG TCGTGGTTTCCGTGATAGTTATGACAAGGGAAGAAGTCGCAGTCGAAGTCCTGCAGGTTGGGGTGATCGCCATAAAACTGGTGTCCGTGACCGCAGCTGGAGTCGTAGTGCTGAAAGGTATGATAGTGGTGCTGGACGTCAACGTTCCCCAACGCGCAGTTTTCTTGAGGTGGGGATGAAACGGGACCGGTTGTCTCCATCCCAACAGCGTGGGCCACTTCAAAATAATTAG